A genomic stretch from Vibrio neptunius includes:
- a CDS encoding helix-turn-helix domain-containing protein — translation MITTLDLLERLCIEKQVHSTREVAKYLGISHMTVQSWRNGRSMSDDLACEVAVILGLDPDLTLLAIIAERSKNERVVEAIERVTNQKKSA, via the coding sequence ATGATAACTACCTTAGACTTATTGGAACGCTTATGTATTGAAAAACAAGTACATAGCACACGAGAAGTCGCAAAATATCTTGGTATTAGCCATATGACCGTACAAAGCTGGAGAAATGGACGCTCTATGAGTGATGATCTGGCGTGTGAAGTGGCAGTAATTTTGGGATTAGACCCGGATCTAACATTGTTAGCTATCATTGCTGAACGCTCCAAAAATGAGCGTGTTGTAGAGGCAATTGAACGGGTTACGAATCAGAAAAAATCCGCATAG
- a CDS encoding type IV secretory system conjugative DNA transfer family protein: protein MEPINNNNKLDNHHAYVVGMSGSGKSSLAKKLLIAATDQVAIYDPKREYDGMLKGRKIRVYTHLKAFASALLAGRETRQGFKIAYRPNESCAKDFDLFCRVVWGCGDGKHKKPLKVICEEVAENSTGSGKATGYHGKLLRLGRSYNIHTINLFQRGQEVPKTIIDNCEYGYVMLTKTPKSRRYLEDLTGICALEQGKLQRFEYFCQVGIEVQRGKIRW from the coding sequence TTGGAACCCATCAACAATAATAACAAGCTCGATAACCATCACGCCTATGTGGTCGGCATGTCGGGCTCTGGTAAATCTTCCCTGGCGAAAAAACTATTGATTGCGGCCACAGACCAGGTGGCAATTTACGATCCCAAACGCGAATACGACGGAATGCTCAAGGGCCGTAAAATCCGTGTTTATACCCACTTAAAAGCCTTTGCCAGTGCCCTGCTCGCTGGTCGTGAGACTCGTCAGGGCTTTAAGATTGCCTACCGTCCGAATGAGTCTTGCGCGAAAGACTTTGATTTGTTCTGCCGCGTGGTCTGGGGCTGCGGTGACGGCAAACATAAAAAGCCGCTAAAAGTCATCTGTGAGGAGGTGGCGGAGAATTCCACAGGCTCAGGCAAAGCGACAGGTTATCACGGTAAACTGCTGCGCCTGGGGCGCTCTTACAACATCCACACTATTAATTTGTTCCAACGCGGCCAGGAAGTGCCTAAAACCATCATAGATAACTGTGAATATGGTTACGTGATGTTGACTAAGACCCCCAAAAGCCGCCGCTATCTAGAAGACCTAACCGGAATATGTGCCTTAGAACAGGGAAAGTTGCAGCGTTTTGAATACTTCTGCCAGGTCGGGATCGAGGTCCAACGGGGCAAAATACGCTGGTAG
- a CDS encoding phage tail assembly chaperone — translation MQIESQDLHPECALNQLRDVRVPLLIEADYLVNVALDNNVDITPYRQYRQALRDITQTYNNLDDVVWPQKPSLPQASA, via the coding sequence ATGCAAATCGAGTCACAAGATCTACACCCCGAGTGCGCTTTAAATCAGCTTCGCGATGTGAGAGTGCCTTTGCTGATTGAAGCGGATTACTTAGTCAACGTGGCATTGGACAACAATGTCGATATTACCCCTTATCGTCAATATCGTCAGGCACTGCGCGATATTACCCAAACTTACAACAACCTGGATGATGTGGTATGGCCGCAAAAACCGTCATTGCCGCAAGCGTCTGCGTAA
- a CDS encoding M15 family metallopeptidase, with the protein MNTKTVTEAVSKWSLSTRSQARMVGIHRDLKAVVKRAIELSPFDFGITCGLRTAEQQNALFKKGASQLDGYSKISRHQTGHAVDFVVYDENGKVTWGFSYYEQVSWAFKQAARELGVSIVWGGDWTSFKDGPHVELNRAVYG; encoded by the coding sequence ATGAACACAAAAACCGTGACCGAAGCGGTCTCAAAATGGAGCCTATCGACGCGCAGCCAAGCGCGTATGGTGGGCATTCACCGTGACTTGAAAGCCGTAGTTAAACGCGCAATTGAGCTCTCCCCCTTTGATTTTGGGATCACCTGTGGCCTTCGCACCGCGGAGCAGCAAAACGCGCTCTTTAAAAAAGGAGCGAGTCAGTTAGACGGGTATTCAAAGATCAGTCGTCACCAAACAGGACACGCCGTCGACTTTGTGGTCTACGACGAAAACGGCAAAGTGACCTGGGGCTTTAGCTATTACGAGCAAGTGAGCTGGGCTTTCAAACAAGCCGCGCGTGAGCTGGGTGTCAGCATTGTCTGGGGCGGTGACTGGACGTCCTTTAAAGACGGCCCACACGTCGAACTTAACCGGGCCGTCTACGGATGA
- a CDS encoding phage protein: protein MKRKVKEELFAHNLYINQVSDLLLWHFDDHKQAAEFFGVTAPTVKNWIKKGNWPMSVVRLLLIMHRGYLPVSKPWRGFKVRGEKLITPGGRELTAYDLMELDIRVSLKTTSNVIQFRRKKKEEV from the coding sequence ATGAAAAGAAAGGTAAAAGAAGAGTTATTCGCCCACAACTTATATATCAACCAAGTTAGCGACCTGTTGCTATGGCACTTTGACGACCACAAACAAGCCGCTGAGTTTTTCGGTGTGACAGCTCCGACGGTTAAGAACTGGATAAAGAAAGGTAACTGGCCCATGTCTGTTGTCCGGCTTTTACTCATCATGCACAGGGGTTATCTACCTGTATCTAAACCATGGCGCGGATTTAAGGTTAGGGGTGAAAAACTCATTACACCAGGTGGGAGAGAACTGACAGCGTATGATTTGATGGAGCTAGACATTCGAGTGAGCTTGAAGACTACATCAAACGTGATTCAGTTCAGACGAAAAAAAAAAGAAGAGGTATAG
- a CDS encoding phage protein encodes MLTPSFHHLLHQQFMDLHQAAAFFHVQTITVKRWISGHTPVNPLAEKLLNIKARGYLPLDERWDGFRVQEQRATLITPERREFSPKELLSFAHWRDEHRQLVELHGHIEYPKYYPPKENLMPFSGGGHRRKPAPWVPTKSKSKLR; translated from the coding sequence ATGCTCACACCCAGTTTTCATCACTTATTGCATCAGCAGTTTATGGATCTGCACCAGGCTGCGGCTTTTTTCCATGTTCAAACCATCACCGTCAAGCGCTGGATCAGTGGTCACACACCGGTGAATCCACTGGCTGAGAAGCTGCTCAATATTAAAGCACGTGGCTATTTGCCACTCGATGAACGTTGGGACGGATTTCGCGTCCAAGAACAACGTGCGACACTCATTACGCCCGAACGTCGTGAGTTCAGTCCCAAAGAGCTGTTATCCTTTGCTCACTGGCGTGATGAACATCGCCAACTGGTTGAGTTACACGGTCACATCGAATATCCGAAGTATTATCCGCCCAAGGAAAATCTGATGCCGTTTTCAGGTGGCGGCCACCGTCGCAAACCCGCGCCCTGGGTGCCGACTAAGTCGAAGTCTAAACTGCGTTGA
- a CDS encoding helix-turn-helix domain-containing protein has product MTNAFDSIQQGLMEAIEFAEGETKGATVHKFSSVDVKAVRHSVAMTQAEFASTFGISLGTLRHWERGDRAPRGPALVLLNVLAKDPQAVIQALA; this is encoded by the coding sequence ATGACGAATGCATTTGACAGTATCCAGCAAGGTCTTATGGAAGCCATTGAGTTTGCTGAGGGTGAGACCAAAGGGGCAACCGTCCATAAGTTTTCCTCTGTTGACGTTAAAGCAGTCCGTCATAGCGTGGCCATGACGCAAGCAGAGTTTGCCTCAACGTTTGGGATCAGCTTAGGCACATTACGTCATTGGGAACGTGGTGACAGAGCGCCGAGAGGTCCAGCCTTAGTGTTGCTCAATGTGCTGGCTAAAGATCCTCAAGCCGTGATCCAAGCCCTGGCATAA
- a CDS encoding Fic family protein, whose amino-acid sequence MSRYDVDTVETQFQPGSNEQVLLNKLAITSVSEMDDVEAFLLVKLYEKVFSDDEPAFPFSFQTVMDWHRQWFGNVYPWAGKMRNVRMWKSDFEFAAPLQIERAIRVFENDYCSKFSAISTFSQKELVSFLAQSHVEFILIHPFREGNGRISRLLMDYLSQEAGYGLLDYSLWDQHKDFYIRAIQAGVCGDYQHMERLVGDILNR is encoded by the coding sequence ATGTCTAGGTATGACGTCGATACAGTTGAAACTCAATTTCAACCAGGCTCTAACGAACAGGTGCTCCTTAACAAGTTGGCAATCACCAGCGTCTCAGAAATGGACGACGTCGAGGCCTTTCTTCTCGTGAAACTGTATGAAAAGGTATTCTCAGATGATGAGCCAGCGTTTCCTTTCAGTTTTCAGACTGTGATGGACTGGCATCGCCAATGGTTCGGTAACGTTTACCCTTGGGCTGGTAAGATGCGCAATGTCAGAATGTGGAAAAGCGATTTTGAGTTTGCTGCGCCGCTGCAGATTGAACGAGCCATCCGAGTGTTTGAAAACGACTACTGTTCAAAATTCTCGGCCATATCGACGTTTAGTCAGAAGGAGCTTGTTTCATTCCTGGCTCAAAGCCATGTTGAATTTATTCTGATCCACCCATTTAGAGAGGGAAATGGCAGAATCAGTCGTCTATTGATGGACTATCTGAGTCAAGAGGCAGGTTATGGGCTGTTAGATTACTCGTTGTGGGATCAACACAAGGATTTCTATATTCGTGCCATTCAGGCCGGAGTTTGTGGCGACTATCAGCACATGGAGCGACTGGTGGGTGATATTTTAAACCGCTAA
- a CDS encoding M15 family metallopeptidase produces MNKKTIDKAVSGFVLSVKSETKLTGVHHDLKNVVRRALELSPFDFGITSGKRTAEQQHALFNDGASQLDGYSRISRHQTGHAIDYVVYDEHGKVTWGFSYYEQVSWAFKQAARELGVPIVWGGDWTSFKDGPHIELDRQVYP; encoded by the coding sequence ATGAACAAAAAAACCATCGATAAAGCCGTCAGCGGCTTTGTGCTGTCGGTCAAAAGCGAAACCAAACTGACGGGCGTCCATCACGACCTCAAAAACGTCGTGCGCCGCGCGCTCGAACTCAGCCCGTTTGATTTTGGCATCACCTCAGGCAAACGCACGGCAGAACAGCAACACGCCTTGTTTAACGACGGCGCCAGCCAGCTCGACGGCTACTCACGCATCAGCCGCCACCAAACCGGCCACGCCATCGACTACGTCGTGTATGACGAACACGGCAAAGTGACCTGGGGCTTCAGTTACTACGAACAAGTCAGCTGGGCCTTCAAACAAGCGGCGAGGGAGCTCGGCGTACCGATTGTCTGGGGCGGCGACTGGACCTCGTTCAAAGACGGCCCGCACATCGAACTCGACCGCCAGGTGTACCCATGA
- a CDS encoding diguanylate cyclase, translated as MKITDKSLVEQQKISETSLKQRLSLFRLTDSDLQEIRSLKTMINREIDGLVDTFYYHQTQIPEVESLIGDAGTLQRLMMAQRKYVMDLFSKEINLDYVEHRLRIGLVHKRIGVDPQLYLSAVNYLKETVFFTICKNIDDKQNADRLCTIINRLMDFDVSYVFDTYIRSMMHEIEFEKNKYFDYVGDLESLVARRTQSLEDMVRLDPLTNLYNKRAFEELVEPVFREAKTRNEPLTVVYIDVDDFKKFNDTYGHEDGDSVLIAVADSIRGISRSVDLCFRMGGDEFAIIMPRCGEKDANFTYVPRLWKQLHSIRNDISLSIGMCQTGPNDYISINSALSKADKDMYLDKRQDKNKENKRLVAVKANKSTGK; from the coding sequence ATGAAAATCACCGACAAGTCTCTTGTTGAGCAACAAAAAATATCTGAAACCTCATTGAAACAACGCCTTTCTCTTTTTCGACTGACGGACTCTGACCTTCAAGAAATAAGGAGTCTCAAGACAATGATTAACCGTGAGATAGATGGTTTAGTTGATACTTTTTACTACCACCAAACTCAGATACCCGAAGTTGAGTCGTTGATTGGTGATGCGGGAACATTGCAACGATTAATGATGGCCCAAAGAAAATACGTGATGGATCTATTCTCTAAGGAGATAAATCTTGACTACGTCGAACACAGATTACGGATAGGCTTAGTCCACAAACGAATCGGTGTCGACCCTCAACTCTACCTTTCTGCAGTGAACTATCTAAAAGAAACTGTCTTTTTTACTATTTGCAAAAATATCGACGACAAGCAAAATGCCGATAGGTTGTGTACAATAATCAATCGTCTAATGGACTTTGATGTATCCTATGTGTTTGATACTTATATCCGAAGCATGATGCATGAGATTGAATTCGAAAAGAATAAGTACTTTGATTACGTTGGTGACCTAGAAAGCTTAGTCGCACGGCGTACTCAAAGCTTAGAGGATATGGTACGCCTTGATCCTCTAACCAACCTTTACAACAAGCGAGCGTTTGAAGAATTGGTTGAGCCAGTATTTCGAGAAGCCAAAACGAGAAATGAGCCACTGACCGTTGTTTATATTGATGTCGATGATTTCAAAAAATTCAATGATACCTATGGTCATGAAGACGGTGATAGTGTTCTGATTGCAGTAGCCGATAGTATTCGTGGAATATCTCGTAGCGTTGATCTTTGTTTTCGCATGGGCGGTGATGAGTTCGCGATCATAATGCCAAGATGTGGGGAGAAAGATGCCAATTTCACTTATGTACCTCGACTCTGGAAGCAATTACACTCCATTAGAAACGACATCTCTCTAAGTATAGGTATGTGTCAAACTGGTCCAAATGACTACATCTCCATTAACTCTGCCTTGTCTAAGGCCGACAAAGATATGTATCTAGATAAACGACAGGATAAAAACAAAGAGAATAAAAGACTGGTGGCCGTAAAAGCGAATAAGTCGACAGGAAAATAG
- a CDS encoding transporter substrate-binding domain-containing protein: MNHLVCKLTALLVMGLLSLQVMATTTLKLAYSDVESYPFQMGNGTDVADPPGIALDVINRVAEQLELDVKYVRLPGKRVLQDISNGDVDGGFIFSYNTQRAQYAHYPMNGDKPDGSKRIATIGYYFYTLQDHMFNWDGESLADLDQKVGAHLGFSIVRELKKKQLKVFEVKTTAQLFNMLQLKRLSAIAVQDTMAKQFLSKQKISDVKQVQPAITTKDYYLVLSHKFVETNPELAKNIWQAIEELREDVFTQHQDKYH, from the coding sequence ATGAATCATCTTGTTTGCAAACTGACAGCCTTACTCGTGATGGGTTTATTGTCACTTCAGGTAATGGCGACAACCACTCTCAAATTGGCTTATTCAGATGTTGAATCTTATCCGTTTCAGATGGGAAATGGCACAGATGTCGCTGATCCTCCCGGGATAGCATTGGATGTTATCAATCGTGTCGCAGAACAGTTAGAGCTGGATGTAAAATATGTTCGCCTACCAGGGAAACGGGTTCTACAAGACATAAGCAATGGAGACGTCGATGGTGGGTTTATTTTTTCCTACAATACCCAGCGTGCACAATATGCTCACTATCCTATGAACGGAGACAAGCCCGACGGCAGCAAACGTATTGCTACTATCGGATACTACTTCTATACACTCCAAGATCATATGTTTAATTGGGACGGAGAAAGTTTAGCGGATCTAGACCAAAAGGTTGGTGCGCATTTGGGTTTTTCGATCGTTAGAGAATTAAAGAAAAAGCAACTAAAAGTATTTGAAGTAAAAACAACAGCGCAGTTGTTTAATATGTTGCAGTTAAAGCGCTTGTCGGCAATTGCAGTCCAAGATACGATGGCAAAACAGTTTTTGAGCAAACAGAAGATCAGCGATGTAAAGCAAGTTCAGCCAGCCATCACAACAAAAGATTACTACTTGGTCTTAAGCCATAAATTTGTTGAAACTAATCCGGAACTGGCAAAAAACATATGGCAAGCCATTGAAGAGTTGAGAGAGGATGTCTTTACACAACATCAAGATAAATATCATTGA
- a CDS encoding HDOD domain-containing protein has translation MLLTNKKYNQEANQLASDIAVSTRERYAKWLVSLKYVLDQSDVDSVLSRQSEFCDTVIFNEKERVMKNQRLLLKCEKLKVKERRQAAEKRQKVHESVIEDISRLAMKSMIERLSELEVLKLFGRFPDFSYFLSTAYSPSVSYSKLDVLAVNDHQLKNNLFELCKNPKFCARLGKTIRSFTDTKMAIGLLGIDNSRILFPILMVKPLLRWDEPSTKLIAPKLWQHMILTANVTRLRLEAAEVKSPEQGVAIGILRTISQFAIVNNFPMMFEDALIERMQFYRDKNRREEYYACTEIKPTMSILPEVIISLEKSLTRKVVEFIDWSPTNVHLKNALLEDLEETPMLDRSPYGVALAQAQAYSIYDALERSHVFVDKHKPFWFANVQMPPDALKAIRNSHPGRIELSS, from the coding sequence TTGTTACTCACTAATAAGAAATACAATCAAGAGGCTAACCAGCTTGCGAGCGACATTGCGGTATCTACGAGAGAACGTTATGCCAAATGGTTGGTAAGCTTAAAGTATGTTCTTGACCAGTCTGATGTAGATTCTGTACTTAGCCGTCAGAGCGAGTTTTGCGACACGGTAATCTTTAACGAAAAAGAACGTGTCATGAAGAATCAGCGTTTGTTACTCAAGTGCGAGAAACTCAAAGTTAAGGAGAGGCGTCAAGCGGCTGAAAAAAGACAAAAGGTACATGAAAGCGTCATTGAAGATATTTCGAGATTAGCTATGAAGAGTATGATAGAACGACTCTCTGAATTGGAAGTTTTGAAACTCTTTGGACGTTTTCCCGATTTTTCCTATTTTTTAAGCACTGCATATTCGCCTTCGGTTAGCTACAGCAAACTTGATGTGTTAGCTGTGAACGATCATCAATTGAAGAATAATCTTTTCGAGCTTTGTAAAAACCCCAAATTTTGTGCTCGTCTTGGCAAAACTATCAGAAGTTTCACTGATACTAAGATGGCAATAGGTCTGTTGGGTATCGACAACAGCCGTATTCTGTTTCCTATTCTCATGGTTAAACCTTTACTTCGTTGGGATGAGCCCTCTACTAAATTGATTGCTCCCAAACTTTGGCAGCATATGATTTTGACTGCCAACGTGACTCGATTACGCTTGGAGGCCGCCGAAGTCAAATCGCCAGAGCAGGGGGTAGCCATCGGGATTTTACGCACAATTAGTCAGTTTGCCATCGTTAACAATTTTCCAATGATGTTCGAGGATGCATTGATTGAGCGAATGCAGTTTTATCGAGATAAAAACCGCCGCGAGGAATATTACGCGTGCACAGAAATTAAGCCAACAATGAGTATTCTTCCTGAAGTCATTATTAGTCTGGAAAAGTCACTCACTCGTAAAGTGGTCGAATTCATAGATTGGTCACCAACCAACGTACATTTAAAGAATGCTCTGTTAGAAGATTTGGAAGAGACACCAATGTTGGATAGAAGCCCTTATGGTGTTGCACTGGCGCAGGCTCAGGCTTACTCAATATATGATGCTCTTGAACGCAGTCACGTATTTGTTGACAAGCATAAGCCTTTTTGGTTTGCAAACGTACAAATGCCACCGGATGCATTAAAAGCAATTCGCAACAGCCATCCTGGGCGCATAGAATTAAGTTCCTGA
- a CDS encoding DUF3634 family protein: MLYVILVAIIVVFWLVLVDRPALHVQFKSGHIIKEKGHFPPTFRHNVLDIAERAPFDGELKVYQQRAGSKLVFSKNVPKKVQQRIRNIFPHQGFRSKGKKKAR; encoded by the coding sequence ATGCTTTATGTGATTTTAGTCGCTATCATTGTTGTATTCTGGCTAGTGTTGGTTGATAGGCCAGCGTTGCATGTTCAGTTTAAGTCAGGACATATCATCAAAGAGAAGGGGCATTTCCCACCTACTTTTCGACATAATGTGCTCGATATTGCAGAGCGTGCCCCCTTTGATGGCGAGCTAAAAGTCTATCAACAACGTGCTGGTTCCAAGTTAGTTTTTTCGAAGAATGTTCCCAAGAAAGTACAACAACGAATAAGAAACATTTTCCCACATCAAGGTTTTCGCTCAAAAGGCAAAAAGAAAGCACGTTGA
- the matP gene encoding macrodomain Ter protein MatP: MKYQQLENLECGWKWTYLISKWRNGEAITRHVDTSEAEVAVNELRHLEHEPTKVLEWIEHHMSPELDNKLKQAIRAKRKRHFNAEQIHTKKKSIDLDYRVWEKLSTRANELGCTLSDAIEYLLSEASRSEKASKAVNSLKEDLSKLLD; the protein is encoded by the coding sequence ATGAAATATCAACAACTTGAAAATTTAGAATGTGGTTGGAAGTGGACGTATCTCATCAGTAAATGGAGGAATGGAGAGGCGATCACCCGACATGTTGATACGAGTGAAGCAGAGGTCGCGGTTAATGAGTTACGCCATTTAGAGCACGAACCGACAAAAGTACTAGAGTGGATAGAGCATCATATGTCACCTGAGCTGGACAACAAGCTCAAACAAGCTATCCGTGCAAAGCGTAAACGCCATTTCAATGCGGAACAAATTCATACCAAGAAAAAATCAATCGATTTGGATTATCGAGTTTGGGAAAAGCTGTCTACTCGTGCTAACGAATTGGGCTGTACATTGTCTGATGCCATTGAATATTTGCTATCTGAAGCGTCGCGCAGTGAAAAGGCGAGCAAAGCGGTCAATAGTCTTAAAGAAGATTTGAGTAAGTTACTCGACTAA
- a CDS encoding Lon protease family protein, translating to MIQESWRAVTPQYTNYDDIISRFERLPNVGFLDVQPRLKQALSTFAAIRGFARILVINSPDNAFYRSQIKHSLSFFSDSHVIATESISVNELIGSYSCNESGDITAQKAGLLAKADGGFLIVSANMLLANPSSWPVFKSVFLGQEITPVNTTPRNIACSVPSLTYDVKLVVVGDRDQIADLEYMDSELYTGLASYTEIEHDITLSEQSLELYLGYLSSLLKEHSLPTLSRGAIHRLMVAGARYTEDQRYMPIEPLWHLAIFQEACLYADERIIDEGALDKALDAKYQRESYLPERALSDILDGQVIIETQGECVGQVNGLTVIDVSGHPLSYGEPARISCVIHFGDGDISDVERKAELGGNLHAKGMMIMQAFVSSALQLDEPLPYSASVVFEQSYCEVDGDSATLAELCSFVSALSEYPINQQIAVTGAVDQFGRVQAVGGLNEKIEGFYRVCKHQGLTGKQGVILPKTNLKHLALHKDVVESIKNDEFHIWSVETVDEAIPIIMGKPFRGDDETSVIQKIAERIENFEKHELPQGFVERIKNWFS from the coding sequence ATGATCCAAGAAAGCTGGCGTGCAGTCACTCCACAATACACAAACTATGACGATATAATATCGAGATTTGAACGCCTACCTAATGTGGGGTTTCTCGACGTTCAGCCTCGACTCAAGCAAGCCTTATCAACTTTCGCAGCTATTAGAGGTTTTGCCAGAATTCTCGTCATAAACTCGCCAGATAACGCTTTCTATCGTTCCCAAATTAAGCATAGTTTATCTTTCTTTTCTGACAGTCACGTAATTGCTACAGAAAGTATTAGCGTAAACGAACTGATTGGTAGCTATTCTTGCAACGAATCAGGTGACATTACCGCTCAAAAAGCTGGATTGTTGGCGAAAGCAGATGGTGGTTTTCTGATTGTTTCTGCCAATATGCTACTCGCTAATCCAAGCAGCTGGCCAGTATTCAAATCGGTTTTTTTAGGCCAAGAGATTACTCCAGTCAATACAACGCCACGTAATATTGCTTGCAGTGTTCCTAGCCTAACCTATGACGTTAAACTCGTTGTTGTTGGCGACAGAGACCAAATCGCTGACCTCGAATATATGGATAGTGAACTCTATACAGGTTTAGCGTCTTACACTGAGATTGAACACGACATCACTTTAAGTGAACAATCGTTAGAACTATATTTAGGCTACTTATCATCTCTTCTGAAAGAACACAGCTTACCGACTCTCTCTCGTGGAGCGATCCACAGACTAATGGTAGCAGGAGCTAGATACACTGAAGATCAGCGCTATATGCCGATTGAACCGCTCTGGCACTTAGCTATTTTTCAGGAAGCTTGTCTCTATGCTGATGAACGCATCATTGATGAAGGCGCATTAGACAAAGCATTAGACGCAAAGTATCAACGCGAATCTTATCTGCCCGAGCGCGCATTATCAGATATCTTAGATGGGCAGGTAATCATTGAAACACAAGGTGAATGTGTCGGGCAAGTCAACGGTTTAACCGTCATTGATGTGTCTGGACACCCACTTTCCTATGGTGAACCCGCCCGTATTTCATGTGTCATTCATTTTGGTGATGGCGATATTTCCGATGTGGAACGAAAAGCTGAACTGGGCGGTAATTTGCATGCTAAAGGTATGATGATCATGCAAGCATTTGTTTCAAGCGCTCTGCAACTGGATGAACCACTGCCATATTCGGCCTCAGTCGTATTCGAACAGTCTTATTGTGAAGTTGATGGTGACAGTGCGACACTCGCTGAGTTATGTTCTTTTGTGAGTGCTCTATCTGAGTATCCAATTAACCAACAAATCGCAGTGACTGGTGCCGTTGATCAATTTGGTCGAGTTCAAGCAGTTGGAGGTCTTAATGAAAAAATTGAAGGCTTCTATCGTGTTTGTAAACATCAAGGCTTAACGGGCAAACAAGGCGTTATCCTCCCTAAAACGAATTTAAAACACCTGGCTCTTCATAAAGATGTAGTAGAAAGTATCAAAAATGATGAATTTCATATCTGGTCAGTGGAAACGGTTGATGAAGCAATTCCTATCATCATGGGCAAACCTTTCCGTGGCGATGATGAAACAAGTGTGATCCAGAAGATTGCAGAACGAATTGAAAACTTTGAAAAACATGAACTTCCTCAAGGATTTGTGGAACGTATCAAAAACTGGTTCTCTTAG
- the fabA gene encoding bifunctional 3-hydroxydecanoyl-ACP dehydratase/trans-2-decenoyl-ACP isomerase gives MQNKRDSYNREDLLASSQGELFGPGYPQLPAPNMLMMDRVTKMSETEGDFGKGLILAELDITPDLWFFDCHFPGDPVMPGCLGLDAMWQLVGFFLGWVGGKGKGRALGVGEVKFTGQILPTAKKVTYEIHMKRVVNRKLVMGLADGRVLVDGKEIYVAKDLKVGLFQDTSAF, from the coding sequence ATGCAAAACAAACGTGATTCTTATAACCGCGAAGACCTACTTGCCTCAAGTCAAGGCGAGCTATTTGGCCCAGGCTATCCTCAGCTACCAGCGCCAAATATGCTGATGATGGACCGCGTGACTAAGATGTCTGAAACTGAAGGTGATTTCGGTAAAGGTCTGATTCTAGCAGAACTCGATATTACTCCAGATCTATGGTTCTTTGATTGCCACTTCCCTGGAGATCCAGTAATGCCAGGTTGTCTAGGCCTTGATGCAATGTGGCAGCTAGTTGGCTTCTTCCTTGGCTGGGTTGGCGGCAAAGGTAAAGGGCGTGCTCTTGGTGTTGGCGAAGTGAAGTTCACAGGTCAAATTCTACCTACAGCTAAGAAAGTGACATATGAGATTCATATGAAGCGTGTTGTAAATCGAAAACTTGTTATGGGCCTAGCTGACGGTCGTGTACTTGTTGATGGCAAAGAGATCTACGTAGCGAAAGATCTTAAAGTTGGCTTGTTCCAAGACACGTCTGCTTTTTAA
- the rmf gene encoding ribosome modulation factor: protein MKRQKRDRLERAQSQGYKAGLNGRSTDSCPYQQMDARSYWLGGWRDAREDKHSGLYK from the coding sequence ATGAAGAGACAAAAGCGTGACCGCTTAGAAAGAGCCCAGTCTCAAGGCTACAAAGCAGGCTTAAATGGCCGCTCAACGGACTCATGTCCTTACCAGCAGATGGATGCTCGATCTTATTGGCTCGGTGGTTGGCGCGATGCCAGGGAAGACAAACACTCTGGTCTCTACAAATAA